One Salvia miltiorrhiza cultivar Shanhuang (shh) chromosome 6, IMPLAD_Smil_shh, whole genome shotgun sequence genomic window, AGGTTgcgaaaattttatataattaattgaattttgttaTGCAGTCGTCACAAACATTTTATGCAACACATATATTGgattatgcaatcattctcaccacatttgtccAATCTCATttaatcttttctctctctctctctctctctctctctctatatatatatatatatatatatatatatatatatatatagggagaggttcaagaaagaaccataaataaaaaaagaccagagaaccattttcagccattcgatcatcaagatctacggtggatgtatcatcttgttggatgaatgcagatcctgggttcgaatcctgaagggagcaattttttttatttttttgagtgcattaattttaacagcgaatgaattaatttttacagtgaatgcattagatttgatggttctcacgttctcacaaataatgtagttctctctagaaccacaccctatatatatatatatatatatatatatatatatatatatgtccacGTACAGTACATACACGAAATTAAGTATTTTCACTTaatatttgtgtttaattttttgtcataatataatatattagatttattcgtttatattatatattttattaaattttcaatttgatttgattactctatatttttttttgtatcacTTAAatacatttataaatttttataatacgTATGAATAATCGGACCGTGCGAAACACGGGTATAATACTAGTTGTTATCGCAGCGGTGGAGGAGCTCACAAATATGAATTCACTTTCTTTCACTTATTTCTTTTcgtttaaattttaatcttaaatagaaatgagataaaaaaaaaagagttaaaattgaatcaaattggattatatatatatatatatatatatatatgtataggggagagttcaacaagaaaacataaatattttcaaaGTTTAGAGTCATAATCTCGTTGGATCTGACGGTGGTGAATTAAAGTGATTTTATGCGTATATATATTTGCATAAGGTTAACTTGGTATTTTCATAGATTTGTAACCGTAACTTACCATCAGAATAGCATatcaaatctttttttttatggtAGATTTGTTCGACAGATACGTTTTTTTGCAATGTATGACCATTAACGCAGACATTCTCTGTAAATCTAGTGTCTCCCCAAAAAAACCTTAGGTATTCCATTGAAGAAGAATCACATAATAGAGATTCTTAATATGAATGACGAAGGTATGTCCATATTACCTTTCGAGCTTTTCATATGATTGTatgggaaatatatatatatatttttcagtAATGCAATCTTATATGCAGAACCACTAAAAACAACAAATTGTAATCAACAATATTTATATGTTATATACACAGTTCGACAAAACATTTTATTCATCAGTTTAAATCTTCTCCATAAGTATCCCTTACCCTTTGATCTGTGAAAAATTCATAAGTTAATGCGTTCATtcactttattttcttttgaaagtATGTCTTTCCCTTCGCATCACGTTTCATTGATCCTATTTGTGCAACAAATGGCATTGTAAACTTGTTAATAACTGTTATGAACTTTTATGAACTAAATGTCGAACAGTTCATTTTCTGTAACACATATCTCATTTTATGTCGAACTTGTTAatatataattctttttttgTTGTATTCCATTTCCCTTCGCATAAGTATCCATAACTATCCATTTTCATTCGCATCACGTTTCATTGATTGTAATTATGCAACAATGGCATTGTAAACTTTTTAATAACTGTTATGAACTAAATGTCGAACAGTTCATTTTCTGTAACACATATCTCATTTTATGTCGAACTTGTTAATATATAATTCTTGTTCAATAATACAATCTCATTTACTATCTTGGTAGCCATAATAAGGATCAGGAACCTTTTTGTGCAAGCACACCAGAGAGGGAACTTTGTTTTCCTCAATGTCCAGAACCAATCAAACCATACCATGGACAGACGTTCGATACTTTACCGGAAGCAGTTGAATTTTACAAGGATTATGCCGCCTATTGTGGTTTCGAGACTCGGTTCAGCACTATCCATAGATCCGATGATGATACTATTACATACAGATTAATTGTTTGTAAGAGGGAAGGAGTGTGGGAAAAGGCTAATGAACCCCTCATACGCTCAAAGAATGCAGGGACAAAGAGACGGAAGACTACATCATGCAAGATTGATTGTAGGGCTCGTGTAATCTTCAAAATTACTACAGGAGGCCGGTACAAGCTTAGTGATTTTTTTTAGGGCCATACCCATTCTATGGTTCCAGAAGCTACACGACATTTGATGAACAACAACAGGAATGTTGATGAATTCCAACAAATGTTTATCATTTCAGCTGCAAAAGCTAATATTGGCTCAATGCGTGCGTTCCGATTTTTCAGAGAGATTGTAGGCGATTATAAATCAGTTGGATGTACCGGCAACGACTTCAAGAACTTTGTAAGGGACCTGAAGGTACATTCGTTCGGATCAGATACACATATGTTGTTGCAAACACTTAATAACTAACAACAGTTAGGGATGGATTTAAGTTTTTTCATGAGGTAgatgatgaaaaaaaattgtgtcGCATTATTTGGGCGGATGACGTATCTGTTAAAAACTACAAGTTGTTTGGCGAGGCTGTTTCATTCGATGCTACTTATAACACCAACAGGTATTAGTCAAGATTATGAGTCTATAGTAATATGAATTCGATGTTTTTTCATAAGCAACTGCCAACATTGTTCATAGGCAACTGTTATACAGTTACATTATGCACTAATATGTTTCACTTTTCTCATATGCAGATACAATTTTATATTCACTCATTTCACTGGTAAAGATAACGACGGTAGGTGCATTTCTTTCGCTGTGGCATTATTTAATCATGAAGATTCAGAGTCTTATACATGGGTATTGGAAAAGTTTGAGTTAGTAATGGGAAATGCACCTCGTATTGTTATCACTGATCAAGACCCTGGTCTTAAGAAAGTTGTCGCATCAACTTGGAAAGAAACACGTCACAGGTTTTGTATGTGGCACATAAACATTAAAGTTGCTGAAAAGGTGCCACAGAGGTTGAGGGATGATACTGATTTTAAGTTAGCTTATGATAGGGTTGTGTGGAATGATAATGATGAACCACAAGTTTTTGAGGAAAACTGGAATAACCCGATGGAAGAATACGATCTTACATCAACCAAATGGTTCTCTGACATGTATCAAGATCGTTCAATGTGGATACCCGCGTATTTCAGAGATGTACACATGAGTGGTCTATTTCGAACTACTTCAATGTCCGAGAGCGAGAATAGCTATTTCAAACGCTTTCTCAACAAGAATTCTGATCTTGTGTTACTGTATACTAACTTTTGCAGTGGTCTTGACGCACAGAGATATAATTACAACGAGGTAACCCATGCATAGTTGCCTCACCTGACTGAACTGCAGCTGACTGCAACAAGATGGTAGAGCATGTAAATGCTCGATTCACACAGACTACTCACACATTCTAACAATAATTAGAATTGGCTTAGACCACAAAAGTAAATTGATTACAAAACACTGGATATTTTTGAATCAGTCACACATGTTTTAGCTTTAGATAAGTTCcaatttataaattgttaacACCAGCCAATAGCTTTTGTCTAGATTAAGTTCTATTGAGTAACTAAACTTCACATAACTTACACCAAAATAGCAACTCAAAGCATCAAAATTTGATCTCTACCACTAGAAATTCTTAATAATTCCTCTTGAGAATGTGTAGACCTAGGGAAATATAATAAAGAACGTAATGCGGCTTTACCACCAATTCTTGAAGCAAAGTCCGCAGAATGTTTTCCAACAACATATTTTCATCTTGAACGAGTTTCACCTGCTTCTGCAAAGAAGAAAGAATATACTCGTCTATAAACGAGGAGTTGCTACCAACAGAAATCGCTAAAACATATACCAAAAAGTCAAAGAGAAGGTTTTTATGCGTAAtgccattaaaaataaataaaaaataaaaatcaaagacTTGTGCTTTTGGGGTTTCCCTTGGATTTCTTGACTTCGAAAATAGCATCAGCTCACAACATTCGAATTCCTCCATTTCTGCAAATGTGTGTGAGTGTTTATAAGCACAAATATATCGAACCTGGGGTTTTATAACTTGCTGCACAGTCTGGAGCGCGAAATCTTCAGGCGGCCCTGGATTCAGAATTGCTTTCCTGAATAAATCCTGGCGGCCAAATAAACCGTTAGATATATTAATTTGCAAAATAAACAAACACTAAAACAATTAGCACATGAATGTGAAGAATGAGAACGATGCAATCACCATCTTGTGATGAAGCTGAGAAATCATTCAGAGAGACCGCATTATTGTTATCGCAGCGGTGGAGGAGCTCACAAATATGAATTCACTTTCTTTCACTTATTTCTTTTcgtttaaattttaatcttaaataggaatgagataaaaaagagaGTTAAAATTGAAGCAAAttggattatatatatatatagggcagagttcaacaagaacataaatattttcaaaGTTTAGAGTCATAATCTCGTTGGATCTGACGGTGGTGAATTAAAGTGATTTTATGCGTATATATATTTGCATAAGGTTAACTTGGTATTTTCATAGATTTGTAACCGTAACTTACCATCAGAATAGCATATCAaatctttttatttatggtaGATTTGTTCGACAGATACGTTTTTTTGCAATGTATGACCATTAACGCAGACATTCTCTGTAAATCTAGTGTCTCCCCAAAAAAACCTTAGGTACCTTAGGTATTCCATTGCAGAAGAATCACAGAATAAAGATTCTTAATATGAATGACGAAGGTATGTCCATATTACCTTTCGAGCTTTTCATATGATTGTatgggaaatatatatatatttttttcagtAATGCAATCTTATATGCAGAACAACTAAAAACAACAAATTGAAATCAACAATATTTATATGTTATATACACAGTTcgacaaaatattttattcatcaGTTTAAATCTTCTCCATAAGTATCCCTTACCCTTTGATCTCTGAAAAATTCATAAGTTAATGCGTTCATtcactttattttcttttgaaagtATGCCTTTCCCTTCGCATCACGTTTCATTGATCCTATTTGTGCAACAAATGGCATTGTAAACTTGTTAATAACTGTTATGAACTTTTATGAACTAAATGTCGAACAGTTCATTTTCTGTAACACATATCTCATTTTATGTCGAACTTGTTAatatataattctttttttgTTGTATTCCATTTCCCTTCGCATAAGTATCCATAACTATCCATTTTCATTCGCATCACGTTTCATTGATTGTAATTATGCAACAATGGCATTGTAAACTTTTTAATAACTGTTATGAACTAAATGTCGAACAGTTCATTTTCTGTAACACATATCTCATTTTATGTCGAACTTGTTAATATATAATTCTTGTTCAATAATACAATCTCATTTACTATCTTGGTAGCCATAATAAGGATCAGGAACCTTTTTGTGCAAGCACACCAGAGAGGGAACTTTGTTTTCCTCAATGTCCAGAACCAATCAAACCATACCATGGACAGACGTTCGATACTTTACCGGAAGCAGTTGAATTTTACAAGGATTATGCCGCCTATTGTGGTTTCGAGACTCGGTTCAGCACTATCCATAGATCCGATGATGATACTATTACATACAGATTAATTGTTTGTAAGAGGGAAGGAGTGTGGGAAAAGGCTAATGAACCCCTCATACGCTCAAAGAATGCAGGGACAAAGAGACGGAAGACTACATCATGCAAGATTGATTGTAGGGCTCGTGTAATCTTCAAAATTACTACAGGAGGCCGGTACAAGCATAGTGATTTTTTTTAGGGCCATACCCATTCTATGGTTCCAGAAGCTACACGACATTTGATGAACAACAACAGGAATGTTGATGAATTCCAACAAATGTTTATCATTTCAGCTGCAAAAGCTAATATTGGCTCAATGCGTGCGTTCCGATTTTTCAGAGAGATTGTAGGCGATTATAAATCAGTTGGATGTACCGGCAACGACTTCAAGAACTTTGTAAGGGACCTGAAGGTATATTCGTTCGGATCAGATGCACATATGCTGTTGCAAACACTTAATAACTAACAACAGTTAGGGGATGGATTTAAGTTTTTTCATGAGGTAgatgatgaaaaaaaattgtgtcGCATTATTTGGGCGGATGACGTATCTGTTAAAAACTACAAGTTGTTTGGCGAGGCTGTTTAATTCGATGCTACTTATAACACCAACAGGTATTAGTCAAGATTGTGAGTCTATAGTAATATGAATTCGATGTTTTTTCATAATCAACTGCCAACATTGTTCATAGGCAACTGTATACAATTTTATATTCACTCATTTCACTGGTAAAGATAACCACGGTAGGTGCATTTCTTTCGCTGTGGCATTAATTAATCATGAAGATTCAGAGTCTTATGCATGGGTATTGGAAAAGTTTGAGTTAATAATGGGAAATGCACCTCGTATTCTTATCACTGATCAAGACCCTGGTCTTAAGAAAGTTGTCGCATCAACTTGGAAAGAAACACGTCACAGGTTTTGTATGTGGCACATAAACATTAAAGTTGCTGAAAAGGTGCCACAGAGGTTGAGGGATGATACTGATTTTAAGTTAGCTTATGATAGGGTTGTGTGGAATGATAATGATGAACCACAAGTTTTTGAGGAAAACTGGAATAACCCGATGGAAGAATACGATCTTACATCAACCAAATGGTTCTCTGACATGTATCAAGATCGTTCAATGTGGATACCCGCGTATTTCAGAGATGTACACATGAGTGGTCTATTTCGAACTACTTCAATGTCCGAGAGCGAGAATAGCTATTTCAAACGCTTTCTCAACAAGAATTCTGATCTTGTGTTACTGTATACTAACTTTTGCAGTGGTCTTGACGCACAGAGATATAATTACAACGAAGTAACCCATGCATAGTTGCCTCACCTGACTGAACTGCAGCTGACTGCAACAAGATGGTAGAGCATGTAAATGCTCGATTCACACAGACTACTCACACATTCtaacaataattataattagaaTGGGCCTCGACCACAAAAGTAAATTGATTACAAAACACTGGATATTTTTGAATCAGTCACACATGTTTTAGCTTTAGATAAGTTCcaatttataaattgttaacACCAGCCAATAGCTTTTGTCTAGATTAAGTTCTATTGAGTAACTAAACTTCACATAACTTACACCAAAATAGCAACTCAAAGCATCAAAATTTGATCTCTACCACTAGAAATTCTTAATAATTCCTCTTGAGAATGTGTAGACCTAGGGAAATATAATAAAGAACGTAATGCGGCTTTACCACCAATTCTTGAAGCAAAGTCCGCAGAATATTTTCCAACAACATATTTTCATCTTGAACGAGTTTCACCTGCTTCTGCAAAGAAGAAAGAATATACTCGTCTATAAACGAGGAGTTGCTACCAACAGAAATCGCTAAAACATATACCAAAAAGTCAAAGAGAAGGTTTTTATGCGTAAtgccattaaaaataaataaaaaataaaaatcaaagacTTGTGCTTTTGGGGTTTCCCTTGGATTTCTTGACTTCGAACGAAATAGCATCAGCTCACAACATTCGAATTCCTCCATTTCTGCAAATGTGTGTGAGTGTTTATAAGCACAAATATATCGAACCTGGGGTTTTATAACTTGCTGCACAGTCTGGAGCGCGAAATCTTCAGGCGGCCCTGGATTCAGAATTGCTTTCCTGAATAAATCCTGGCGGCCAAATAAACCGTTCGATATATTAATTTGCAAAATAAACAAACACTAAAACAATTAGCACATGAATGTGAAGAATGAGAACGATGCAATCACCATCTTGTGATGAAGCTGAGAAATCATTCAGAGAGACCGCATTATTGTTATCGCAGCGGTGGAGGAGCTCACAAATATGAATTCACTTTCTTTCACTTATTTCTTTTcgtttaaattttaatcttaaataggaatgagataaaaaagagaGTTAAAATTGAAGCAAAttggattatatatatatatatatatatatatatatataggggagagttcaacaagaacataaatattttcaaaGTTTAGAGTCATAATCTCGTTGGATCTGACGGTGGTGAATTAAAGTGATTTTATGCGTATATATATTTGCATAAGGTTAACTTGGTATTTTCATAGATTTGTAACCGTAACTTACCATCAGAATAGCATATCAaatctttt contains:
- the LOC130990828 gene encoding protein FAR1-RELATED SEQUENCE 5-like — encoded protein: MVPEATRHLMNNNRNVDEFQQMFIISAAKANIGSMRAFRFFREIVGDYKSVGCTGNDFKNFVRDLKFFHEVDDEKKLCRIIWADDVSVKNYKLFGEAVSFDATYNTNRYNFIFTHFTGKDNDGRCISFAVALFNHEDSESYTWVLEKFELVMGNAPRIVITDQDPGLKKVVASTWKETRHRFCMWHINIKVAEKVPQRLRDDTDFKLAYDRVVWNDNDEPQVFEENWNNPMEEYDLTSTKWFSDMYQDRSMWIPAYFRDVHMSGLFRTTSMSESENSYFKRFLNKNSDLVLLYTNFCSGLDAQRYNYNEVTHA